The genomic window TTTTCTGAATTCTTTTTTACTGAAAGCATCGTAAAATTACCTTGTATCTTTGCTTACCCGATTTTTTCGACAAGATTTATAATATAACTTCTCTATCATGAGAATGTCAATAATTATTTTTAACATCCGGTAATGTGTCGTTCCCGGATGAAATGCACTGCCCGGCGTAACCGTGCAACCACCCGTTCCTTTCCGACAAGAACGAGCAGCTCGAAAAGTCCCGGACCATTAGTGACCCCGGTAACCGCCAGGCGGGTTGAATGTATCAGTTTCCCCGGATTGAGATCAAGTTTTTCCGCAAGTTCACGCACCGAATCCTCGGCGGCTTTTTCAGTGAAAACACCGCGCGCCTCGAAACGGTCGGCAAGGGTATCAAGAAAGTCCGCTGCCTCCCGGTTTCCGAAGTATTTCTCCACCCCTTTTACCTCATACGATTCCGGTTCCCTGAAAAAATAAACGCTCTGACTGGCGAAATCCGGAAGAATCCGGCACCGTTCTTTCAGGAGATGGATGATCTTGAGCAGGTACTCGCGCTCCTTCTTACGGCCGCCCGGGGGAACGAATCCTTCCCGGATGAAGTAGGGCATGGCCAGAATCAGAATCTCTTCCGCGGGCAGTTCATTCAGGTACAGGCCGTTCAGCCATTCGAGTTTTTTGATGTCGAACACCCCGCTCTTTTTGGCGATTCCATCTATGGAAAAGGCCTGAACGAGTTCCTCAACGCTCATTTTCTCACGGTCATCCCCCGGATTCCATCCAAGCAGCGCAAGAAAATTCACCAGCGCGGGCGCAAGGAAACCCATGTTTCGGTATTCCATGACCGAAGCAGCGCCATGACGTTTGGACAGCTTTTTCTTGTCCGGCCCCAGAACCTGGGGAAGGTGGGCAAACCGGGGAATTTCATGCCCCAAAGCCTTCATGAGCATAATCTGCTTGGGGGTGTTCGAAATATGATCGTCTCCCCGCATGACCAGGGTGATTTCCATGTCTGCATCGTCGACCGCCACCCCGAGAAGATACACCGGGCTGCCGTCGGCGCGTGCGATGATGAAATCCCCGATCGTGTCGTTATTGAATGTGGTAACGCCGTGCACGAGGTCGCTGAACGAAGTCTGGCCGGGCGAAACACGGAATCGCACCGTAAAGGGACGGCCTTCCTTCATATGGCGGCCAATCTCTTCCGGCGAA from Candidatus Latescibacter sp. includes these protein-coding regions:
- the gltX gene encoding glutamate--tRNA ligase, which encodes MYHPERLRFAPSPTGDLHVGGARAALFNWLYARKTGGKFLLRIEDTDVERSSEKFLESILDSLQWLGLAWDEEPVRQSERGELYRGAVAKLLEEGSAYRCFCTKEELEAERTGNPQELTFQYSGKCRCLSPEEIGRHMKEGRPFTVRFRVSPGQTSFSDLVHGVTTFNNDTIGDFIIARADGSPVYLLGVAVDDADMEITLVMRGDDHISNTPKQIMLMKALGHEIPRFAHLPQVLGPDKKKLSKRHGAASVMEYRNMGFLAPALVNFLALLGWNPGDDREKMSVEELVQAFSIDGIAKKSGVFDIKKLEWLNGLYLNELPAEEILILAMPYFIREGFVPPGGRKKEREYLLKIIHLLKERCRILPDFASQSVYFFREPESYEVKGVEKYFGNREAADFLDTLADRFEARGVFTEKAAEDSVRELAEKLDLNPGKLIHSTRLAVTGVTNGPGLFELLVLVGKERVVARLRRAVHFIRERHITGC